One Pseudorhodoplanes sinuspersici DNA segment encodes these proteins:
- a CDS encoding acyl-CoA dehydrogenase family protein has translation MAIDFSLTPQQRELQRESRQFARDVLAGARIAQSLPTPEERFLATRPVYEAMVAAGFLRKCVPAPAGGENAGLVDMAIMAEEFYSVDASVTLTMLGTVLGFLPILLGGTPEQCGRLLGPFLKKSGAPLASFCASEPGGSANAASPAPGEGVRTKAKVEGDHWIINGRKKWVSSATGWDRKGADILCVVCRTDPDALPGTAISVIVVERPASGIVFERAIDTIGHRAHLVPEFRLENVSAPRDNLLGEEGSGLALTAASFTGTAALVGIFGVALMRAAFEFALHFARTEKRGGIHPIIEHQAVGYALADAKTSIEAARYLSWCACHAVDTQSPAADELAIQAKIYGSETAVRVITDLMRVVGVDSYDHEAPLGRLLQDALALPIFDGGNIGVRRRQLHTMLKSPDYDPLAAISTA, from the coding sequence ATGGCCATAGATTTCTCACTGACCCCTCAACAGCGTGAACTTCAACGCGAATCCCGCCAGTTTGCGCGCGACGTGCTTGCCGGCGCGAGAATTGCCCAATCGTTGCCTACTCCCGAGGAGCGTTTCCTCGCGACCCGGCCAGTCTATGAAGCGATGGTGGCGGCCGGCTTCCTGCGGAAATGCGTCCCGGCTCCGGCCGGTGGCGAGAACGCAGGCTTGGTCGACATGGCCATCATGGCCGAAGAATTCTATAGCGTGGATGCGAGCGTCACCTTGACGATGCTCGGAACCGTGCTCGGCTTTCTGCCGATCCTGCTCGGCGGCACACCGGAGCAATGCGGCCGGTTGCTTGGCCCATTCCTGAAAAAGAGCGGAGCGCCGTTAGCAAGTTTTTGTGCCAGTGAGCCGGGGGGCAGTGCAAACGCAGCCTCCCCTGCACCAGGCGAGGGTGTGCGCACGAAGGCCAAGGTTGAGGGCGACCACTGGATCATCAACGGTCGCAAGAAGTGGGTTTCGTCGGCGACCGGGTGGGATCGCAAAGGAGCCGATATCCTGTGCGTCGTGTGCCGGACCGATCCCGACGCGTTGCCCGGGACGGCGATTTCGGTCATCGTCGTCGAGCGCCCCGCATCCGGTATCGTTTTTGAGCGCGCAATCGACACGATTGGACATCGCGCGCATCTCGTCCCCGAGTTCCGTCTCGAAAATGTCTCCGCACCGCGGGACAATTTGCTTGGCGAAGAGGGAAGCGGTCTTGCCCTCACGGCGGCCAGTTTCACCGGGACCGCGGCCCTGGTCGGGATTTTCGGTGTCGCACTGATGCGCGCGGCGTTTGAGTTTGCGCTGCACTTCGCCAGAACCGAAAAGCGCGGCGGCATTCATCCGATCATCGAGCATCAGGCCGTAGGATACGCGTTGGCTGACGCGAAGACTTCAATCGAGGCGGCGCGATATCTCAGTTGGTGCGCGTGCCATGCGGTCGACACGCAATCACCTGCCGCCGACGAACTTGCGATACAGGCCAAGATTTACGGGTCGGAGACCGCGGTTCGCGTGATCACCGATTTGATGCGTGTCGTCGGCGTCGATAGCTACGACCATGAGGCTCCACTTGGGCGGCTTCTACAGGATGCGCTCGCGCTTCCGATCTTCGACGGGGGCAACATAGGTGTCCGCCGCCGCCAACTCCACACCATGCTGAAATCGCCGGACTACGACCCGCTCGCGGCGATCAGCACGGCCTGA
- a CDS encoding glucose 1-dehydrogenase has protein sequence MPKVVAITGGGQGIGRAIAYAFADAGYAVSIADPVADGGEEALAHLKMRQPTSIFEACDISQKVDIERWIGRTVEEIGIPDVLVNNAAILANGPFLDLSAEDFDRVLAVNVRGTLLCTQAVARALVNAKRGGSIVNIASTRALMSEPNTEAYSASKGAIVALTHATAMSLGPMNIRVNCVSPGWIETSDWQYSGRARTPKHSQRDRKQHPVMRVGVPGDIAEACLFLSRPDSFITGQNFVIDGGMTKKMIYE, from the coding sequence ATGCCGAAGGTTGTGGCCATCACCGGAGGCGGGCAGGGCATCGGCCGGGCGATTGCGTATGCCTTTGCCGATGCCGGATATGCGGTGTCGATCGCCGATCCGGTTGCCGATGGCGGTGAGGAAGCGCTCGCGCATCTCAAGATGCGTCAGCCGACATCCATCTTTGAGGCGTGCGACATTTCACAAAAGGTGGATATCGAACGGTGGATCGGTCGCACCGTCGAGGAGATCGGTATTCCGGACGTGCTGGTGAACAACGCCGCGATCCTTGCCAACGGCCCGTTTCTCGATTTGTCGGCGGAGGATTTCGATCGCGTGCTGGCGGTCAATGTGCGCGGCACGTTGCTGTGTACCCAGGCGGTCGCCAGAGCGCTGGTCAATGCAAAGCGCGGCGGCAGCATCGTCAACATCGCGTCGACACGCGCGCTGATGTCCGAGCCTAACACCGAAGCCTATAGCGCCTCGAAGGGCGCCATTGTTGCGCTGACGCATGCAACAGCGATGAGCCTTGGGCCGATGAATATCCGAGTGAATTGCGTTAGCCCCGGCTGGATCGAGACATCGGATTGGCAATATTCAGGCCGCGCCAGGACGCCGAAACATTCGCAGCGTGACCGGAAGCAGCATCCTGTCATGCGTGTTGGCGTACCGGGCGATATCGCCGAAGCCTGTCTGTTTTTGTCTAGGCCGGACA
- a CDS encoding DoxX family protein: MMSAASWGVWLTWLLALLFVVNGIANLFNPKPFRDDFARWQFPGWFFLFNGAFQIATGLLLVFEQTRWLGFALAVVVCLGVYATLIRFREFSHMGPITVLSALVLLAMWRIWG; encoded by the coding sequence ATGATGTCTGCTGCAAGCTGGGGCGTTTGGCTCACATGGCTGCTGGCGCTGCTGTTTGTGGTGAACGGCATCGCCAATCTGTTCAACCCGAAGCCGTTTCGGGATGACTTCGCGCGCTGGCAATTTCCGGGCTGGTTCTTTCTGTTTAACGGCGCCTTTCAGATCGCCACCGGCCTGCTGCTGGTGTTCGAGCAGACCCGCTGGCTGGGTTTTGCGCTGGCGGTCGTGGTCTGTCTCGGTGTCTACGCCACCCTGATCCGCTTCCGCGAATTCTCGCATATGGGACCGATTACCGTATTGTCGGCATTGGTGTTGCTGGCGATGTGGAGAATCTGGGGCTGA
- a CDS encoding helix-turn-helix transcriptional regulator — protein sequence MLDHIEHHSNECNLSAATLARTFRCSERYVHKLFASTGRSVGEHVNDRRIAACIRNLLVEPKRTIADIAFAAGFRDISHFNRLFKRINGTSPREFRRASMPDAGLKRRRSGTLV from the coding sequence ATGCTGGACCACATCGAGCATCACAGCAACGAGTGCAATCTCTCCGCCGCCACATTGGCGCGAACGTTTCGTTGTTCGGAGCGCTACGTCCACAAGCTGTTTGCATCGACCGGCCGCTCCGTCGGCGAGCATGTCAACGACCGGCGCATCGCCGCGTGCATCCGTAATTTGCTGGTCGAGCCCAAACGGACCATTGCCGACATAGCCTTTGCCGCGGGCTTCCGGGATATCTCGCATTTCAACCGCCTGTTCAAACGTATCAACGGCACATCGCCCCGTGAATTCCGCCGTGCGAGCATGCCGGACGCCGGCCTGAAGCGCCGCCGGAGCGGAACACTTGTTTGA
- a CDS encoding SDR family NAD(P)-dependent oxidoreductase translates to MSTAQPVAVVTGASQGIGAAIVKALRARNYRVVATSRSIQQSSDPDTVTVQGDIANPDTADLVFRQALDRFGRVDMLVNNAGIFMAKPFTAYSRDDFALYTATNISGFFYMTQRAIEMMERQGSGHVVTITTSLVDQPMTSVPSVLASLTKGALNAATRSLAIEFARKGIRVNAVSPGIIKTPMHPVEAHQALAALHPMGRMGEISDIVDAVLYLENAGFVTGEILHVDGGQAAGHHAI, encoded by the coding sequence ATGAGCACAGCACAACCAGTCGCCGTTGTAACCGGAGCGTCGCAGGGAATTGGTGCGGCAATCGTCAAGGCGCTCAGAGCGCGCAACTACCGCGTCGTCGCGACCTCACGCTCCATCCAGCAAAGCAGCGATCCGGACACCGTGACGGTGCAGGGAGATATCGCCAATCCGGACACGGCAGACCTGGTATTCAGGCAAGCACTGGATCGCTTCGGCCGGGTCGACATGCTGGTGAACAATGCCGGCATCTTCATGGCCAAGCCGTTTACCGCCTATTCCCGGGACGATTTCGCGCTCTACACCGCGACCAACATCTCGGGCTTCTTCTACATGACACAGCGCGCGATCGAGATGATGGAGCGACAAGGGAGCGGCCACGTCGTAACGATCACGACCAGCCTTGTCGACCAACCCATGACAAGTGTGCCGTCCGTGCTGGCATCGCTCACCAAAGGCGCACTGAACGCCGCGACGAGATCGCTTGCGATCGAGTTCGCACGGAAAGGCATTCGCGTGAATGCGGTTTCGCCCGGGATCATCAAGACGCCGATGCATCCAGTCGAGGCCCATCAGGCACTCGCCGCATTGCATCCGATGGGGCGGATGGGCGAGATATCGGACATTGTGGACGCGGTTCTGTATCTGGAAAATGCGGGTTTCGTGACCGGGGAGATTCTTCACGTCGATGGCGGCCAGGCAGCCGGTCATCACGCGATCTAG